A window of the Juglans microcarpa x Juglans regia isolate MS1-56 chromosome 5D, Jm3101_v1.0, whole genome shotgun sequence genome harbors these coding sequences:
- the LOC121265568 gene encoding protein GAMETE EXPRESSED 3 isoform X1 — translation MPMIQRVLFLLLLFRSDSITSQFTEFQIDPENPRPFSAREPSRSAANRLSRPLTGEDGKIYVCSGKNLYAFESNGTISWTINLGYTCHAGMAPVHGGRGKIYLVAENRVLKISFLDNATSPPATEVFFGPVPDQEGLLEIIGLSVSTMSSSVFINVKNRGLFAYMTRGQLLWSAGPMLDRFGYRLGCRKNVTGCYFTSAPMVDQCEASIYISNTEGELYCLSIRSPNLKWIQDFSSLDKSFTITPGNNGRLYVTVPAKALLLALDASSGTVLWQRSIGPLSTAECTPVVDSNGWVSIGSLDGFLYSFSPTGMLRKFSKEHTLHFVVQVGPLLDCSGYAVYLSQTEMEGKISRTIDEYTYVSAMRPKTVIFTLLVPAIGTIYWSESSPGQFSSLLSESDLRQFVLDEGILLAFFAASKIRSPLQCRSKYQKLASSCSQASPNHIVIYTGNERAIIWLLLFESAVLVILAGIVRFCCVFWRKKKLQGQNLGSFLEKRRSLQLKKKVFDRTITELKQKAAKEVVANEVAEKLGEMVLEREGIERKLSTTYSLGRDRAGSLSKSLLPLYDGKARSYSFQGVMKESVTVFHTLSDTTSGESSSEKETDSEFHDEESTAKAKAPMEAESSSDEGSFGRDYRRSPLEINASSSRGLPIHFQTMEQEAGEVKIMHDEEEIESTRSSGSKLRLTRRKALSPTN, via the exons ATGCCGATGATCCAACGTGTTCTCTTCTTGCTCTTGCTCTTCCGATCGGATTCCATCACCTCTCAGTTCACCGAATTCCAAATAGACCCTGAGAATCCACGCCCTTTTtccg CACGAGAGCCTTCTAGAAGTGCTGCAAACAGGCTTTCGAGACCTTTGACTGGAGAAGATGGGAAGATTTACGTTTGTTCCGGGAAGAATTTGTATGCATTTGAAAGTAATGGTACTATTTCTTGGACCATAAATCTTGGGTACACATGCCATGCTGGTATGGCTCCAGTTCATGGCGGTCGAGGGAAG ATATATTTAGTCGCAGAAAACAGAGTCCTGAAGATAAGCTTTTTAGACAATGCAACTTCCCCACCTGCTACTGAAGTTTTCTTTGGTCCAGTACCAGATCAAGAGGGACTGCTTGAAATTATTGGGCTCTCAGTAAGCACAATGAGTTCATCTGTATTTATCAATGTCAAGAATCGAGGACTTTTTGCATACATGACACGTGGACAACTACTTTGGAGTGCCGGACCTATGCTTGACCGATTTGGCTACCGTTTAGGTTGCAGGAAAAATGTTACAGGTTGTTATTTTACTTCGGCGCCCATGGTTGATCAATGCGAAGCTAGTATATAT ATTTCAAATACTGAAGGGGAATTATATTGTCTGTCGATTCGTAGCCCTAACCTCAAATGGATCCAGGATTTTAGTTCTCTCGACAAAAGTTTCACCATCACCCCTGGAAACAATGGTCGTTTGTATGTCACTGTACCAGCTAAGGCCCTTTTGCTGGCACTAGATGCTTCTTCCGGTACTGTTTTATGGCAGAGAAGTATCGGCCCCTTGAGTACAGCAGAATGCACTCCAGTTGTTGATTCTAATG GTTGGGTATCCATTGGCTCACTAGATGGGTTCCTATACTCATTTTCACCGACTGGGATGCTTAGGAAGTTTTCAAAAGAACATACACTGCATTTTGTTGTTCAAGTTGGTCCACTGCTTGACTGTTCTGGCTATGCAGTTTATCTTTCTCAGAcagaaatggagggaaagatCAGCCGCACAATTGATGAATACACTTACGTCTCAGCAATGCGACCGAAAACTGTAATCTTCACTCTGTTGGTTCCAGCAATTGGGACCATCTATTGGTCTGAAAGCTCTCCTG GTCAGTTCTCGTCCTTATTATCTGAGAGTGATTTGCGCCAATTTGTACTGGATGAGGGGATCCTTCTTGCTTTCTTTGCTGCCTCAA AGATCCGCAGCCCACTGCAATGTCGCAGCAAAT ATCAAAAGCTTGCATCCAGCTGCTCGCAAGCAAGTCCCAATCATATCGTCATCTACACAG GTAATGAAAGAGCAATAATATGGCTTCTGCTATTTGAATCTGCTGTACTCGTCATTCTAGCTGGGATTGTACGATTCTGTTGTGTATTTTGGAGGAAAAAGAAGCTTCAAGGTCAAAACCTTGGAAGTTTCCTAGAAAAACGA CGTTCCCTCCAGCTAAAAAAGAAAGTCTTCGACAGGACAATTACAGAGCTTAAGCAGAAAGCAGCAAAGGAGGTAGTGGCCAATGAAGTTGCTGAAAAGTTGGGGGAGATGGTACTAGAAAGGGAAGGCATAGAGAGGAAGCTCTCAACAACATACAGTCTGGGCAGGGATAGGGCTGGATCTCTCTCAAAATCTCTGCTTCCACTATATGATGGGAAAGCAAGGAGCTACTCTTTTCAAGGTGTAATGAAAGAGAGCGTGACAGTATTCCACACACTTAGTGACACTACTTCTGGAGAAAGCAGCAGCGAGAAAGAGACTGACTCGGAATTTCATGATGAGGAATCAACAGCAAAGGCAAAGGCACCCATGGAAGCAGAAAGCTCAAGCGATGAAGGGAGCTTTGGAAGAGACTACAGGAGAAGTCCATTAGAGATCAACGCATCAAGTTCAAGAGGCTTACCGATCCATTTCCAAACAATGGAGCAAGAAGCAGGGGAAGTGAAGATCATGCATGATGAGGAGGAAATTGAATCCACCCGATCAAGTGGTAGCAAATTAAGGTTAACGAGAAGGAAGGCCTTGTCTCCAACGAATTAG
- the LOC121265568 gene encoding protein GAMETE EXPRESSED 3 isoform X2 — protein MPMIQRVLFLLLLFRSDSITSQFTEFQIDPENPRPFSAREPSRSAANRLSRPLTGEDGKIYVCSGKNLYAFESNGTISWTINLGYTCHAGMAPVHGGRGKIYLVAENRVLKISFLDNATSPPATEVFFGPVPDQEGLLEIIGLSVSTMSSSVFINVKNRGLFAYMTRGQLLWSAGPMLDRFGYRLGCRKNVTGCYFTSAPMVDQCEASIYISNTEGELYCLSIRSPNLKWIQDFSSLDKSFTITPGNNGRLYVTVPAKALLLALDASSGTVLWQRSIGPLSTAECTPVVDSNVYLSQTEMEGKISRTIDEYTYVSAMRPKTVIFTLLVPAIGTIYWSESSPGQFSSLLSESDLRQFVLDEGILLAFFAASKIRSPLQCRSKYQKLASSCSQASPNHIVIYTGNERAIIWLLLFESAVLVILAGIVRFCCVFWRKKKLQGQNLGSFLEKRRSLQLKKKVFDRTITELKQKAAKEVVANEVAEKLGEMVLEREGIERKLSTTYSLGRDRAGSLSKSLLPLYDGKARSYSFQGVMKESVTVFHTLSDTTSGESSSEKETDSEFHDEESTAKAKAPMEAESSSDEGSFGRDYRRSPLEINASSSRGLPIHFQTMEQEAGEVKIMHDEEEIESTRSSGSKLRLTRRKALSPTN, from the exons ATGCCGATGATCCAACGTGTTCTCTTCTTGCTCTTGCTCTTCCGATCGGATTCCATCACCTCTCAGTTCACCGAATTCCAAATAGACCCTGAGAATCCACGCCCTTTTtccg CACGAGAGCCTTCTAGAAGTGCTGCAAACAGGCTTTCGAGACCTTTGACTGGAGAAGATGGGAAGATTTACGTTTGTTCCGGGAAGAATTTGTATGCATTTGAAAGTAATGGTACTATTTCTTGGACCATAAATCTTGGGTACACATGCCATGCTGGTATGGCTCCAGTTCATGGCGGTCGAGGGAAG ATATATTTAGTCGCAGAAAACAGAGTCCTGAAGATAAGCTTTTTAGACAATGCAACTTCCCCACCTGCTACTGAAGTTTTCTTTGGTCCAGTACCAGATCAAGAGGGACTGCTTGAAATTATTGGGCTCTCAGTAAGCACAATGAGTTCATCTGTATTTATCAATGTCAAGAATCGAGGACTTTTTGCATACATGACACGTGGACAACTACTTTGGAGTGCCGGACCTATGCTTGACCGATTTGGCTACCGTTTAGGTTGCAGGAAAAATGTTACAGGTTGTTATTTTACTTCGGCGCCCATGGTTGATCAATGCGAAGCTAGTATATAT ATTTCAAATACTGAAGGGGAATTATATTGTCTGTCGATTCGTAGCCCTAACCTCAAATGGATCCAGGATTTTAGTTCTCTCGACAAAAGTTTCACCATCACCCCTGGAAACAATGGTCGTTTGTATGTCACTGTACCAGCTAAGGCCCTTTTGCTGGCACTAGATGCTTCTTCCGGTACTGTTTTATGGCAGAGAAGTATCGGCCCCTTGAGTACAGCAGAATGCACTCCAGTTGTTGATTCTAATG TTTATCTTTCTCAGAcagaaatggagggaaagatCAGCCGCACAATTGATGAATACACTTACGTCTCAGCAATGCGACCGAAAACTGTAATCTTCACTCTGTTGGTTCCAGCAATTGGGACCATCTATTGGTCTGAAAGCTCTCCTG GTCAGTTCTCGTCCTTATTATCTGAGAGTGATTTGCGCCAATTTGTACTGGATGAGGGGATCCTTCTTGCTTTCTTTGCTGCCTCAA AGATCCGCAGCCCACTGCAATGTCGCAGCAAAT ATCAAAAGCTTGCATCCAGCTGCTCGCAAGCAAGTCCCAATCATATCGTCATCTACACAG GTAATGAAAGAGCAATAATATGGCTTCTGCTATTTGAATCTGCTGTACTCGTCATTCTAGCTGGGATTGTACGATTCTGTTGTGTATTTTGGAGGAAAAAGAAGCTTCAAGGTCAAAACCTTGGAAGTTTCCTAGAAAAACGA CGTTCCCTCCAGCTAAAAAAGAAAGTCTTCGACAGGACAATTACAGAGCTTAAGCAGAAAGCAGCAAAGGAGGTAGTGGCCAATGAAGTTGCTGAAAAGTTGGGGGAGATGGTACTAGAAAGGGAAGGCATAGAGAGGAAGCTCTCAACAACATACAGTCTGGGCAGGGATAGGGCTGGATCTCTCTCAAAATCTCTGCTTCCACTATATGATGGGAAAGCAAGGAGCTACTCTTTTCAAGGTGTAATGAAAGAGAGCGTGACAGTATTCCACACACTTAGTGACACTACTTCTGGAGAAAGCAGCAGCGAGAAAGAGACTGACTCGGAATTTCATGATGAGGAATCAACAGCAAAGGCAAAGGCACCCATGGAAGCAGAAAGCTCAAGCGATGAAGGGAGCTTTGGAAGAGACTACAGGAGAAGTCCATTAGAGATCAACGCATCAAGTTCAAGAGGCTTACCGATCCATTTCCAAACAATGGAGCAAGAAGCAGGGGAAGTGAAGATCATGCATGATGAGGAGGAAATTGAATCCACCCGATCAAGTGGTAGCAAATTAAGGTTAACGAGAAGGAAGGCCTTGTCTCCAACGAATTAG
- the LOC121265743 gene encoding probable leucine-rich repeat receptor-like protein kinase At1g35710: protein MASISASTLLLIFSLDFTLSPVILSASVVEDLTKLQPPPDFNSTIMTNCFNNPSLRYCNSSPMDLTEIFRSTIVASHLCNESKNPNCAESFPKIDLRSRPKVAPLYLSFSFFWKYCPLTILLIDLSNNSLKGSFPIDVLNCTQIQALDLSHNKLSGDVPVQSFSSLTNLTVFNLSYNHFSESKMSDTEFFKRFNASSFLHSGLLPDRKKFTMKAVFLLVCFPILVIVTVGCFGCLCLRRPDFLPRMFRRKNKFTPPMLKAATGGFSRKNLVGTSAGVDIYRGVLRDGTEVRIEIYWDDISRESRRRFIEECKVVTQLCHKNILQVLGWCNSRRMRAIVTEWMEGKNVEIWISESAPPWKQRLKILMGVVNGMCYLQEEWPEVGYDLRTSSVLLSDDLEPLISRFKLGDQSCSSRKIYEFGLFLLEILVNKIPSDHEFQSGENGFIDHVRMHYPRNLQKVIDEKIKMTERIFDQAKKVIGLGLMCTDQSGSHHHLQLGQISDIITRAYESWDVLDSPVQNRSHVDRGKGHKHI, encoded by the exons ATGGCTTCCATTTCTGCAAGTACTCTTCTCTTGATCTTCTCCCTAGATTTTACCTTATCTCCTGTTATACTCTCAGCATCAGTGGTGGAAGACCTCACCAAATTACAACCACCCCCAGATTTCAACTCCACAATCATGACCAACTGCTTCAATAACCCATCTTTAAGATACTGTAACTCCTCGCCTATGGACCTTACGGAAATCTTCAGATCCACCATTGTTGCAAGCCATCTTTGCAATGAGTCGAAGAACCCAAACTGTGCGGAATCATTCCCCAAAATAGACCTCCGAAGCCGCCCAAAGGTTGCGCCACTCTACTTGTCGTTCAGTTTCTTCTGGAAGTACTGCCCATTGACTATCCTATTGATTGATTTGTCCAACAATTCTTTGAAGGGTAGTTTTCCAATTGATGTCCTCAACTGCACCCAGATCCAAGCCCTTGATTTGAGCCATAATAAGCTTTCTGGTGATGTCCCAGTACAGAGCTTCTCCTCCCTTACCAACCTTACAGTTTTTAATCTCTCCTACAATCACTTTTCTGAGAGTAAAATGTCTGATACCGAGTTCTTTAAACGGTTTAATGCTTCGAGTTTTCTTCATTCGGGCCTCCTTCCAGACCGGAAGAAGTTTACTATGAAGGCTGTATTCTTATTGGTTTGTTTTCCTATCTTAGTGATTGTGACAGTCGGTTGCTTCGGGTGTCTCTGTCTCCGAAGACCTGATTTTCTGCCCAGAATGTTTCGTAGAAAGAACAAGTTCACACCACCGATGCTTAAGGCAGCAACTGGGGGGTTTTCCAGGAAGAATTTGGTGGGAACGAGCGCGGGTGTTGATATCTACAGAGGAGTTCTGAGAGACGGTACTGAAGTGAGGATTGAGATCTACTGGGATGACATTTCAAGGGAAAGCCGACGGAGATTTATTGAAGAATGCAAGGTTGTTACTCAATTATGCCACAAGAACATATTACAGGTTTTGGGTTGGTGCAATAGCCGAAGAATGAGGGCTATTGTCACAGAATGGATGGAGGGCAAGAATGTTGAGATATGGATATCAGAGTCAGCTCCCCCATGGAAGCAAAGGCTAAAAATACTGATGGGAGTAGTGAATGGCATGTGCTATCTGCAGGAAGAATGGCCTGAAGTTGGGTATGATCTCAGGACAAGCAGTGTTTTGTTATCTGATGACCTAGAGCCACTAATTTCAAGGTTTAAGCTTGGAGATCAAAGCTGTAGTTCAAGGA AGATTTACGAGTTCGGGTTATTCCTACTGGAGATATTAGTGAACAAGATACCAAGTGATCATGAGTTCCAGAGTGGTGAGAATGGATTTATTGATCATGTCAGAATGCATTATCCTAGAAATTTGCAGAAGGTGATtgatgagaaaattaaaatgacaGAACGCATATTTGACCAAGCTAAAAAGGTAATAGGCCTAGGTTTAATGTGCACAGATCAGTCAGGcagtcatcatcatctgcagtTGGGTCAGATTTCTGATATTATTACTAGAGCCTATGAATCCTGGGATGTTTTGGACTCTCCTGTCCAGAATAG